The following are from one region of the Capsicum annuum cultivar UCD-10X-F1 chromosome 1, UCD10Xv1.1, whole genome shotgun sequence genome:
- the LOC107854277 gene encoding uncharacterized protein At4g14342, whose protein sequence is MQASDRFNINSQLEHLQAKYVGTGHADLTRFEWAVNIQRDSYASYVGHYPMLAYFAIAENESIGRERYNFMQKMLLPCGLPPEREDD, encoded by the exons ATGCAG GCTAGTGACAGGTTCAATATAAACTCCCAGCTCGAGCACTTACAAGCTAAATACGTTGGAACTGGACATGCTGACTTGACTAGATT TGAGTGGGCGGTAAATATTCAGCGTGACAGCTATGCATCCTATGTTGGACACTACCCAATGTTGGCATATTTTGCCATTGCAGAAAATGAGTCAATTGGAAGAGAACGTTACAATTTTATGCAG AAAATGCTTTTACCGTGTGGCCTTCCACCTGAACGAGAAGATGATTGA